One Williamsia phyllosphaerae genomic window, CGCGCTGTTGGTCGCCAACCACGCGGGCACGTTGCCGATCGATGCCCTGATGACGTCGGTGGCCGTGCACGACCACCATCCCCAGCACCGGTTCCTGCGGATCCTCGCCGCCGACCTCGCGTTCGAATCGCCGTTCGTCGGACAGCTCGCCCGCCGAACCGGGTCTACGTTGGCCTGCACCGCCGACGCCGAGCGACTGCTGCGCGGCGGTGAACTGACCGGCGTGTGGCCGGAGGGTTTCAAGGGCGTCGGCAAGCTCTACAAGGACCGCTACAAGCTGCAGCGTTTCGGTCGCGGTGGCTTCGTCACCACCGCGCTGCGTGCGGCCGTGCCGATCGTCCCGGTGTCGATCGTGGGCTCGGAGGAGATCTATCCGATGCTCAGCGACCTCAAGCCGCTGGCGCGCCTGGTCGGGCTTCCCTACATCCCGGTGACGCCGACGTTCCCGGCGCTCGGTCCGCTCGGCCTGGTCCCGCTGCCGTCCAAGTGGCACATCCACTTCGGCAAGCCGATCGAGACGAGCCAGTACGACGAGCAGGCCGCCGACGACCCCATGGTCGTCTTCGACCTCACCGACCACGTCCGCGAAGAGATCCAGCAGACGCTGTTCCGGATGCTCAGTCGCAGAGGCTCGGTCTACTTCGGCTGATTCCGTCCACAACGGTCACCTTGGGTCCGCCATCCGCACGCAGTGCACAGATGGGCTCTCAGGGGTGACCTTTCTGGCGCGGAGCGCGGTGACGTCGATCTCGAACCAACTCGATCACCAGTTTTTCTCCGGCGGCCCAGTCGTGGACAACGTCGCGGTAGGTGAACCTGATCGGGATGTAGCCCAGGCGGATCGCTTCCCGGTCCCGCCGGCGGTCGGTCGCGAATCCGTTTGTGTTGCTGTGGAACTCCTCGCCGTCGATCTCGAGGATGAGTCGATCGCCGACGAGGAGGTCCACCTGTCCGACCCTGGGTATCCGGACCTGAGGCCGAACCGGGATACGTAACCCCCGAAGTCGCAGACGCACCATCGTCTCGGTCCCGGACTGCGCCCGACCATCGCAGACGTCCAGAAGCCGGCGGGTCGTCGCGGGTGCCTCGGCCAGAGTGCGCCTCAACTCGGCCGTGCTCAAACGGCCCGAGTTCAGAAGGGAGTCGCACACGACGACGAAACCTTCGGCATCGAGACAGCGCGCCGCATGCAGGAGCGAGGTGGAGATGTCGTCCACGGCGCCCGCCTCAGCCTGCGGCCGACCGGATCGGCTGCAGAAGGGCCCAGCACTCCGTGAGTTCTTCGAGTTCGCGCGAGCGTGCACGCTCATGGGATGTTCGGGGACCCAGACGCCGTGCATCCGTAAAGCCGACACGCAGCTCAACACCCCTCCGCGCCGGACCGCTGCGACAACCGAGGGATCGGCGAAACGAGTCGCGTACCAACCGCGCCGCAGTTGCACCAGGTCCCCGTCCTGGATTCGTCTCCGGGCTTGAGACTGCGTGAGCCCTCGCTGCAGCAGGTCCCGCCACGTGTAAACCCCGATGTCCTTCATGGTGGACAGTCTTGGCCCGCGCGCCGACGTGATGGCCTCTCCGGACGCACCTGTCCACAGGCGTCACCGTGGCGGGTGTATCTGTGCACACAGTGCGGATCGTGAGACAGACGTGACGGTTATGGCGGGGGTCAGTCGCGGAACTTGCGGACCGCGGCGACCGCGCCACCACCGGCGGCGCCGAGCAGGACCGCGGTGGGCAGACCGATCTTCGCGGCCTTGCGGGCGGTGCGGTAGTCACGGATCTCCCAGCCGCGCACCCGGGCGACATCGCGCAGGTCGGCGTCGGGGTTGATCGCGACGGCGGTCCCGCACAGCGACAGCATCGGGACATCGTTGTGCGAATCGGAGTACGCCGTGCATCGCTTCAGGTTCAGGCCCTCGCGAATGGCCAAGGTGCGCACCGCATGTGCCTTGCCGAGGCCGTGCAGGATGTCGCCGACGAGGCGTCCGGTGAACTTGCCGTCGACGCTCTCGGCGACCGTCCCGAGGGCGCCGGTCAGGCCGAGGCGGTCGGCGATGGTCTGGGCGAGCTCGACCGGCGTCGCCGTCACGAGCCAGACCTGCTGGCCGGCGTCGAGATGCATCTGCGCGAGGGTCCGCGTGCCCGGCCAGATCTTGTCGGCGATGGTCTCGTCGAAGATCTCCTCGCCGAGCCTGCGCAGTTCCTCGGTCGAGCGGCCGGCGATGAACGACAACGCCTTCTCCCGACCAGAGGCGACGTCGTCGGCGTTCTCCCGTCCGGTCACCCGGAATTTCGCCTGCGCCCAGATGAACTCGGCCATGTCGCGGTAGGAGAAGTAGTCGCGGGCGGCGAGGCCGCGGGCGAAGTGCACGATCGACGCGCCCTGGACCAGGGTGTTGTCGACGTCGAAGAACGCGGCCGCGGTCAGGTCCGGCGGGACGTCGGTCGGGGCGCCGGGTTCGTCGCTCTCGCCGTCGTCGAGTCGGGTGCGCTTCTGCAGCGTCGCGTAGGCGGCCTGGGCGCTGGCCTCACCGGCCAGCGAGTGACGGAGTTCGGCGGCGGACTGCCGGAACCGGCCGACCCGACCCGAGCCGGAGGAACGACCGGCGCGCGAGGTGATCCAGTGGCTGACGGTCCCGCCGGCGTCGCGCTCGTCCGAGGAGTCGGAGCTCGCGTCGGGGTCCGGTCCGGCCAGGACCTCCTCGGAATCGGCGACACCGCCGTGCTCCGGGTCCGGGCCGGTCTCGCCGGGCGTATCGGTCACCCCATCGCCTCCTGCTCGCTCACGGCCCCAGCGTAGTCGCACGGCCAGGGCGCACCGGAGAAAAGGTGGCGTGCGTCGCGGGTGCACAATCGGATCCGTGGTCGTCACCCTGCTCACCCGTGCCGGATGTCCCGCGTGTGCCCGCGCGCTCGCCGAGTTGCGCGACGTGTGCGCCGGGTACGACGCGCCCCTGACCGTCGTCGACGTCGACGAGGCCGCCGCGCAGGACCCGGAACTGCGCGCCGAGTTCGGCGACCGGTTGCCGGTGGTGCTGCTCGACGATCGCGAACACAGCTACGGCGAGGTGGACCTGCCGCGGCTGCACCGGGATCTGAGCGCGGAGGGGACGTGACCCTTTTGTGAACGCATTCACAAGCGGTATACGCTCGATTCGGTTATCCGCGCCGCCAACGACGACGGGCGTGGACACGATGAGTCGGAGCCAGTAGATGCCCAGATCACCCGAAGAGAACGGATCGTCCATCCCGGACGCGTCGGTCGCCCGGTTGGCCACCTACCTGCACGTGTTGCGCCTGTTCAGCGAGCACGGCGTGCTCATCACCTCCAGCGGACAGCTCGCCACCGCCGCGGGCGTCAACTCCGCGATCCTGCGCAAGGACCTCTCCCACGTCGGTGCGAACGGAGTGCGCGGCGTCGGCTACGACGTCCGGCGACTCACCGCCCGCATCGCGCTGGCCCTGCACACCGAGGACACCCACAACGTGGCGTTGGCCGGTGCAGGCTTCCTCGGCCGGGCCCTGCTCGCCCACACGGGTCTGGGCCGCGGATTCACCGTCGTTGCGATGTTCGACACTGACCCCGACCTCATCGGTACGACATTTCCCGCGGCCGGTGTTGAACTGACCGTGGAACCGATGACCGATCTCGCCGAACACTGCGCCGCGAAAGGTGTCGACATCGCCGTCGTGGCGACGTCGGACGCGATCGCGCAGCAGACTTGCGACGCCTTCGTGCGCGCAGGTGTCCGGCAGATCCTCAACTTCACGACGGTGTCGTTGCACACCACCTCCGACGTCCACATCCGTCCGGTGGATCTCGCCCTCGAGCTCCAGGTCCTCGCGTTCAACGCGTCACGCAACGCCGGTGAGGAACTGACCACGAAACCCGCCGCCGACTCGGCTCCCCAGATGTCGACGGCCCAGAGATCGGTAGCAGTGTGAGTATCTTCCTGTTCGGTGTGTCCCACCGCAGCGCGCCCGTGTCGGTGCTCGAGCGGCTGGCCATCTCCGACGACGCCCGCCCGAAGCTGGTCGACGCACTGCTGGAGACGCCGCAGATCTCCGAGGTGATGATCGTCTCCACCTGCAACCGCGTCGAGATCTACGCCGTCGTCGACGCCTTCCACCCCGCCCTCGAGGCGGTGGGCGCGGTCATCGGTGAGCACTCCGGGATGACCGTCAACCAGATGACCAGCCACGCCTACGTCCGGTACTCCGAGGCCGCGGTCGAGCACCTGTTCACCGTCGCCGCCGGTCTGGACTCGATGGTCGTCGGCGAGCAGCAGATCCTCGGCCAGATCCGCGCGGCCTACGCCAGCGCCGACGAGAACTCCTCGGCCGGACGCGTCCTGCACGAGCTCGCACAGCAGGCGCTACGGGTGGGCAAGCGCGTCCACAGCGAGACCGGCATCGACCGCGCCGGGGCATCGGTCGTCTCGGTGGCCCTCGAGCGCGCCAAGACGCTGCTGGGCAGCCGCGGTGAGCCGGGGACGATCGACTCGGCCGTGGTCCTGGGTGCCGGCGCGATGGGTGGCCTCGCGGCCGCGCATCTGGCCCGCGACGGCGTCACCGAACTGCGTGTGGTCAACCGCACCACCGAGAAGGCCGAACACCTCGCGGCCAACGTCGCCAAGAACCACGGCGTGCGTGCGTCCGCGGTCCCGATGTCCGGACTCGCAGGTGCGCTGGCCGACGCCGACGTCCTGGTGAGCTGTACCGGCACGGTGGGCTCGCTGGTGACCGTCGGTGAGGTGCATTCCGCCCTCGCCGCCCGCACCCAGTCGACCCCGCTGGTCATCTGCGACCTCGGACTGCCCCGCAACGTCGATCCGGCCGCCGCCCGGCTGCCCGGCGTGCACATCGTCGACATCGAGGGACTGCGCGGCGACGGCGCCACCCAGGCCGCCGCGGCCGACACCGCCGCCGCCCGCGACATCGTCGCCGGCGAGCTGGCCGACTACCTGACCCATCAGCGCCAGGCCGAGGTCACCCCGACCGTGACCGCCCTCCGACAGCGCGCCGCGGAGATGGTCGAGGCCGAGATCATGCGGCTGGAGACCAAGCTCCCCGGCCTCGACGACCCGCAGCGCGACGAGGTCGCCAAGGCGGTCCGTCGCGTCGTCGACAAGCTGTTGCACGCACCGACGGTGCGGGTGAAGCAGCTCGCGTCGACCCCACAGGGCGATCACTACGCCGAGGCCCTGCGCGAACTCTTCGAACTCACTCCCGGTGCCGCCGAATCGGTCTCGGCGCCCGAGACCGGACTGCCCGGTGAGATGCGCGCACGAGGCGACCGTTGACGATA contains:
- a CDS encoding lysophospholipid acyltransferase family protein, encoding MVKGNGASDARTAKVIQLYASPPEAPSREQVRRRHPSQQKSTERTDSGIERTPATPRRPRAPRPAPPLAGRPNPGGAGHPNTDDFLADPADVTPISKDMATRLDAAGLPVRPTGSPLFSLSGLRSTVADSVIAGAGYLRERLTGDYEVDDFGFDQHFTENVFLPAMRVLFDKWFRVEVTGIENIPAEGGALLVANHAGTLPIDALMTSVAVHDHHPQHRFLRILAADLAFESPFVGQLARRTGSTLACTADAERLLRGGELTGVWPEGFKGVGKLYKDRYKLQRFGRGGFVTTALRAAVPIVPVSIVGSEEIYPMLSDLKPLARLVGLPYIPVTPTFPALGPLGLVPLPSKWHIHFGKPIETSQYDEQAADDPMVVFDLTDHVREEIQQTLFRMLSRRGSVYFG
- a CDS encoding endonuclease domain-containing protein; this translates as MDDISTSLLHAARCLDAEGFVVVCDSLLNSGRLSTAELRRTLAEAPATTRRLLDVCDGRAQSGTETMVRLRLRGLRIPVRPQVRIPRVGQVDLLVGDRLILEIDGEEFHSNTNGFATDRRRDREAIRLGYIPIRFTYRDVVHDWAAGEKLVIELVRDRRHRAPRQKGHP
- a CDS encoding HAD family hydrolase, coding for MTDTPGETGPDPEHGGVADSEEVLAGPDPDASSDSSDERDAGGTVSHWITSRAGRSSGSGRVGRFRQSAAELRHSLAGEASAQAAYATLQKRTRLDDGESDEPGAPTDVPPDLTAAAFFDVDNTLVQGASIVHFARGLAARDYFSYRDMAEFIWAQAKFRVTGRENADDVASGREKALSFIAGRSTEELRRLGEEIFDETIADKIWPGTRTLAQMHLDAGQQVWLVTATPVELAQTIADRLGLTGALGTVAESVDGKFTGRLVGDILHGLGKAHAVRTLAIREGLNLKRCTAYSDSHNDVPMLSLCGTAVAINPDADLRDVARVRGWEIRDYRTARKAAKIGLPTAVLLGAAGGGAVAAVRKFRD
- a CDS encoding glutaredoxin family protein; amino-acid sequence: MGSVVVTLLTRAGCPACARALAELRDVCAGYDAPLTVVDVDEAAAQDPELRAEFGDRLPVVLLDDREHSYGEVDLPRLHRDLSAEGT
- a CDS encoding redox-sensing transcriptional repressor Rex, producing MPRSPEENGSSIPDASVARLATYLHVLRLFSEHGVLITSSGQLATAAGVNSAILRKDLSHVGANGVRGVGYDVRRLTARIALALHTEDTHNVALAGAGFLGRALLAHTGLGRGFTVVAMFDTDPDLIGTTFPAAGVELTVEPMTDLAEHCAAKGVDIAVVATSDAIAQQTCDAFVRAGVRQILNFTTVSLHTTSDVHIRPVDLALELQVLAFNASRNAGEELTTKPAADSAPQMSTAQRSVAV
- a CDS encoding glutamyl-tRNA reductase; translated protein: MSIFLFGVSHRSAPVSVLERLAISDDARPKLVDALLETPQISEVMIVSTCNRVEIYAVVDAFHPALEAVGAVIGEHSGMTVNQMTSHAYVRYSEAAVEHLFTVAAGLDSMVVGEQQILGQIRAAYASADENSSAGRVLHELAQQALRVGKRVHSETGIDRAGASVVSVALERAKTLLGSRGEPGTIDSAVVLGAGAMGGLAAAHLARDGVTELRVVNRTTEKAEHLAANVAKNHGVRASAVPMSGLAGALADADVLVSCTGTVGSLVTVGEVHSALAARTQSTPLVICDLGLPRNVDPAAARLPGVHIVDIEGLRGDGATQAAAADTAAARDIVAGELADYLTHQRQAEVTPTVTALRQRAAEMVEAEIMRLETKLPGLDDPQRDEVAKAVRRVVDKLLHAPTVRVKQLASTPQGDHYAEALRELFELTPGAAESVSAPETGLPGEMRARGDR